The proteins below are encoded in one region of Nyctibius grandis isolate bNycGra1 chromosome 7, bNycGra1.pri, whole genome shotgun sequence:
- the PTF1A gene encoding pancreas transcription factor 1 subunit alpha — translation METVLLEHFPGGLDSFSSPPYFDEEDFFPEPPPRDALAADGLLEPDVDFLSRQLQEYYRDGGDPEGGYRCPAPAATFPPSPASPGFAYECCGAAGAALLSPGGRLQALGSAKRRRRVRSEAELQQLRQAANVRERRRMQSINDAFEGLRSHIPTLPYEKRLSKVDTLRLAIGYINFLSELVQSDLPLRSASSESPSQPKKIIICHRGTRSPSPSDPDYGLPPLAGHSLSWTDEKQLKEQNIIRTAKVWTPEDPRKVNNKPSLNDIENEPPFDFVA, via the exons ATGGAGACAGTGCTGCTGGAGCACTTCCCCGGGGGGCTGGACTCCTTCTCCTCGCCCCCCTACTTCGACGAGGAGGACTTCTTCCCCGAGCCGCCCCCACGGGACGCTCTGGCCGCCGACGGGCTGTTGGAGCCCGACGTGGACTTCCTCAGCCGGCAGCTGCAGGAGTACTACCGCGACGGCGGCGACCCCGAGGGCGGCTACCGCTGCCCGGCGCCGGCTGCCACCTTCCCGCCGTCTCCTGCCTCGCCCGGCTTCGCCTACGAGTGCTgtggggcggcgggcgcggcgctACTGTCCCCCGGCGGGCGGCTCCAAGCGCTGGGCTCGGCcaagcggcggcggcgggtgcgCTCCGAGgcggagctgcagcagctccggCAAGCCGCCAACgtgcgggagcggcggcggatGCAATCCATCAACGACGCCTTCGAGGGGCTGCGCTCGCACATCCCCACCCTCCCCTACGAAAAGCGGCTCTCCAAGGTGGACACGCTCCGCCTGGCCATCGGCTACATCAACTTCCTCAGCGAGCTGGTGCAGTCCGACCTGCCGCTGCGCAGCGCCAGCAGCGAAAGCCCCAGCCAGCCCAAGAAAATCATCATCTGCCACCGCGGTACAA gATCTCCCTCCCCGAGCGACCCCGACTACGGGCTCCCCCCTCTGGCCGGTCACTCTCTGTCGTGGACTGATGAAAAGCAACTCAAGGAACAAAACATCATCCGGACAGCCAAAGTGTGGACCCCCGAGGATCCGCGGAAGGTGAACAACAAACCCTCCCTCAACGACATCGAGAACGAGCCCCCCTTCGATTTCGTGGCGTGA